GACCGGGTAGCAGATCAGGCCGAACGCCACCCACCACGCGCCCAGTAGCGAGACCACAGCCAGCGGCGAGCGCCGGACCCGCAGCCACAACAGGCTGGCCACCCCCCAGCTGCCCACCGCCAGCAGCACCCAGCCCAGCGGGTCGGTTGCCTCGCTGCCAACCCCGCGGCTGTCCATGATCTTCTGCTCGAAGCCCGGATGTCCGGCCAGCATCGCCGCCCCGCCGGCCACGAAGGCCACGGTCAGCAGCAGCACGAAGCCGAACAGCAGCCGCTGCACCCCGGCCCGGCGCAGCAGACCCGCGGCCAGCGGCGCCAACGCCAGGCAAAACATCGGCAACGCCGGCAGGATGTAGACATCGCGCTTGCCGCTGGGAATGGTGAAGAACACCAGCACCAGCAGCCACCAAGCCAGCGGCAGCAGGTAGCGTGCATCGCGCCGTCGCAGCCGCCGACGCCACGCCGGAATCGCCCACGGCAGCAGCAGGATGGTCGGCAACCACATCGTCGCCATGCTCTGCAGGTGGTACCACACCGGCTGCGCGTGATCCCACGAGCTGGCATAGCGCTTGGCGGTCTGCCGCAGCAGGATGTCGTTGAGGTAGACGCGGTATTCGGGCTGGCCGGCCGTCAGCGCCGTCGCCACCATCGGCACGAACCACAACGCGATCGCCACGAAGAACACCAGCGGCCCCAGCCAGAAGCGCCGGTCGCGCACATGCACGCGCACGCCCGGCCAGCCGCGCGCCGCGGCAATGCCGGCCGGGATCAGCATCAACAACGCGATGATGCCCACGCCCTTGGTGATCACGCCCAGCCCGGCAGCGAACCAGCCCAGCGTCCACCAGCGCCAGGCCGGCCCCAGTAACAGGTGACGCAGTAGCCCGTAATTGGCCAGGGTGATCCAGAACACCACCAGCGGGTCGATCTGCGCCTTCTTGGCCTGGAAGGTGAAGTGCAGCGTGAACAGCAGCATCCACGCCGCATAGGCACCAACGCGCCGGGTCCACAGCCGCCGTCCCAGGTCGTAGACGCAGGCCAGCGTCCCCAGCGCTGCCAGCAGCGACGGCAGCAGGAACGCCACCCGCCAGTTGCCCAAGACCGTGTAGAACAGCGCCTGCAGCCACATCAGCATCGGCGGCTTGTCCGAATACAGCTCGTTGCCGCGATGCGGGAACAGCCAATCCCCGCTCAGCACCATCTGCTTGGCCACCAGCGCAAAGCGCGGCTCGTCAGACGGCCACGGGTCGCGCAAGCCCAGCCCGGCACCGATCACCAGTACCGCGGTGATGGCCAGCAACCAGACATCGGTGGAAGCGCGGGGCTTGGGCATGGTGGGCGGCACGGGACGCAGAGGTTGGAGCGCTGGGCTGAGCGCGGTCAGGAGGCTTTTAGCAAACGCGCGTAGAAGAACCCGTCGCAGTGCTGCTCACCGGGGAAGCGCTGCCGCCCCGACCCCGCCACATGGCCGAACTGCGCACCCAGCGGTTGCGCCCGGGCATCGGGCGTGCGCTGCAGGAATGCGGCGATCTGCGCCTGGTTTTCGCGCGCCAGCAGCGAGCAGGTGGTGTAGAGCAACTGCCCGCCGGGCCGCAGGGTACGCCAGGTCGCGTCCAGCAGGCGCGCCTGCAGCGCACACAGCGCATCGATGTCGTCGGCCCGGCGATGCAGCAGCACGTCCGGTTGCCGCCGCACCACGCCGGTGGCCGAGCACGGTGCATCCAGCAGCACTGCGTCGAAGGGCGCACCGTCCCACCACGCCGCCGGGTCGGCGGCATCGGCCGCATGCAGGCTGACCTGCGCCGTCGGCACGGTGCGCTGCA
The window above is part of the Xanthomonas campestris pv. badrii genome. Proteins encoded here:
- a CDS encoding ArnT family glycosyltransferase, translated to MPKPRASTDVWLLAITAVLVIGAGLGLRDPWPSDEPRFALVAKQMVLSGDWLFPHRGNELYSDKPPMLMWLQALFYTVLGNWRVAFLLPSLLAALGTLACVYDLGRRLWTRRVGAYAAWMLLFTLHFTFQAKKAQIDPLVVFWITLANYGLLRHLLLGPAWRWWTLGWFAAGLGVITKGVGIIALLMLIPAGIAAARGWPGVRVHVRDRRFWLGPLVFFVAIALWFVPMVATALTAGQPEYRVYLNDILLRQTAKRYASSWDHAQPVWYHLQSMATMWLPTILLLPWAIPAWRRRLRRRDARYLLPLAWWLLVLVFFTIPSGKRDVYILPALPMFCLALAPLAAGLLRRAGVQRLLFGFVLLLTVAFVAGGAAMLAGHPGFEQKIMDSRGVGSEATDPLGWVLLAVGSWGVASLLWLRVRRSPLAVVSLLGAWWVAFGLICYPVFNDSSSAGAVMREAGRRIGPDAQLGLVAWKEQNLLMADRPAQTFGFKVPWEEQLRRGVAWQAAQPWQRWLMVQETALLGCVDRSRSQLVGVANRRRWWLVPADAVQGNCVASSTEKAVEEKEQGNLDVE